The DNA sequence ATGATCGCCGATCCCGCGAAGATCGGCAGGATGAAAGACGCCATAAAGAAGATAAAAAAACCTACGGCCTGTTATGATATAGTCCGTCTGGCGATAGGCGAGCATTGAAAGGATCGAGTAAAATGGAGAGCGGATTAAAAGACGTAATAGATTCTATCAGGTCATACCTTGAGCTTGAGAAGGAGTCCGGTTTTAAAGAATGTTTTTTCAGACCCGGTTCGGACACAGGTATGGGTCAAGGCGTCCTAACAGATGATCTTGCGGCACTGAAGAAAGAGGTCATGGCTTGCGCTCAGTGCGGCCTGTCAGTGACGCGGCACAATGTAGTCTTCGGCTCCGGTAACCCTAAGGCAGACCTGATGTTCATAGGAGAAGCTCCGGGGCGAGATGAGGATATCCAGGGGCTTCCATTTGTGGGACGCGCGGGCCAGCTCCTGACCAAGATAATAGAGGCTATGGGGTTGAAAAGGCAGGATGTTTATATAGCGAATATATTGAAATGCCGCCCTCCCGATAACCGCGCGCCTCTTCCGGCGGAGATACTCGCCTGCGAGGAGAACGTCAAGCGTCAGGTCGGGATAATAAAACCGAAAGTTATATGCACATTGGGGAAATTCGCGAGCCAGACGCTTCTCAAGACTGAAACACCCATTTCCGCGTTGCGGGGGAAGTTCCAGGAATATGAAGGAATAAAGGTCATGCCCACATTCCATCCCGCGTATTTATTGAGGAACCCGAACGATAAGAAGCTCGTTTGGGAAGATATGAAGAAGGTGCTGAGAGAACTATAGTAGCTGTAAGTCGTAAGTTGTAAGTTATAAAAGTGAGATTACATGAACGCACCGAAATATGCTCAAGTCGCTGTAGCGCTCCCGATTGACAGAATATTTCACTATTCCATTCCGGCTTCGCTTTCGGACCGTATTGCGATAGGGAAACGGGTCTTTGCGCCTTTCACGAACCGGACGGTGGTGGGATATGTGGTCGGTTTCAGTGATGAGGCCGATGTGAAAGAGACGAAGGATATAGTCTCGGTCATAGACGACAGCCCGATAGTCAGCGAAGAGATGCTGAAGCTTACCGCGTGGGTAAAAGACAATTATTTCTGTTCCTGGGGCGAGGCTATAGCCGCGGCCATACCCGGAGGCATAAAGAAAGGCGGCACCGCCATAGGATCCCGGATCAAGGAGCCGCACATTAATATATTAGATTTCCCTCCCACGACCCCTCATGACCTGAATGAAGAACAGAATAAGGCCCTTAAGGTGATCGAGGAATGTATCGATAAAAAAGAGCACAAGACATTTCTCCTGCACGGGATAACGGCGAGCGGCAAGACAGAAATATACCTGCAGTCCATAGAGAAAGTACTGAGCAAGGGAAGGCAGGCGATAGTCCTCGTCCCGGAGATATCGCTTACCCCGCAGACTATCGAACGGTTCGTTTCGCGGTTCGGCGACC is a window from the Candidatus Omnitrophota bacterium genome containing:
- a CDS encoding uracil-DNA glycosylase, with amino-acid sequence MESGLKDVIDSIRSYLELEKESGFKECFFRPGSDTGMGQGVLTDDLAALKKEVMACAQCGLSVTRHNVVFGSGNPKADLMFIGEAPGRDEDIQGLPFVGRAGQLLTKIIEAMGLKRQDVYIANILKCRPPDNRAPLPAEILACEENVKRQVGIIKPKVICTLGKFASQTLLKTETPISALRGKFQEYEGIKVMPTFHPAYLLRNPNDKKLVWEDMKKVLREL